The following proteins are encoded in a genomic region of Acidobacteriota bacterium:
- a CDS encoding diguanylate cyclase has protein sequence MPPARFPGLPLLKAFEGALKEGLLLDEALGGILNAALHFFDAPVVALLPGAGVPPMTRSGRSSVAAAAETRLNQHLSEVLAQGRAKKASEGGLSFFGAPVKVKDQTQAVFGVVLETIAGTDAEAEEAAREFARTIGHVLERDRTLGTLMKRREEAVALFELASGAFLSLNPDEVIRLTVASLSRELEFDRVSAFRFQPESKEITEILTHGAPLSGERPRTGRAPIASDELLSRCLAAHGPAFEDEPGTQPVRRRRMAVPLHAGAHVFGFLTMSRRGGFALTPQELRLAQELAKLAAGALEKARLLDGERRNNDRVAFVGRLHAALSGLTEVGAIVSRTVAELGPQFDLDICAVKLIASGELPGAEAVYVKAGGATDLTIPDALIAHLSTEGSHAFYGNASADKHGEALLPSGPAVAALPQPLGLLAVPLAFRGAPVGLLCAVAGASPQGLSLDLLPSFEALGVEVSLAIASVRLLQQERESYRFLDRLREVGRSLSTTFDVERIKQTLCEQAVALLKADAAQFWDAEPASKSVKIVARWGADVGDELARTVPFDNSAHPIVRTFLDKTLAVASPAEGASFFPGNAGGGAAPLIRAAAVPLTYHDELIGVLSVAARRGADDWPVDLKERLELLADSAAVALHNARLMRLIEQQTERDSQSGLYNRSSLGKRLESEVRRAERNGQAVAVAHIRMDGLKESVVRLGAEYGDSLLPKLAAKLVRSTRAVNFVARDRDDRFYILIFEAGKVQAHRAMRSIQKNFENGIDERLAQSGVALALSAGISVYPDDAFDTATLLGRAEDALGEAVKAGPGSVVLYHATEADAAAAG, from the coding sequence ATGCCGCCCGCCCGCTTTCCCGGCCTCCCACTCCTGAAGGCGTTCGAAGGAGCGCTCAAGGAGGGCTTGCTCCTCGACGAGGCGCTCGGCGGGATCCTGAACGCGGCCCTGCACTTCTTCGACGCGCCGGTCGTCGCGCTCCTGCCCGGCGCGGGCGTCCCGCCGATGACGCGTTCGGGACGTTCCAGCGTGGCCGCCGCCGCCGAGACGCGGCTCAACCAGCACCTTTCCGAGGTCCTCGCCCAGGGCCGCGCCAAGAAGGCGTCCGAAGGCGGACTCTCCTTCTTCGGCGCCCCCGTGAAGGTGAAGGACCAGACGCAGGCCGTCTTCGGAGTCGTGCTCGAGACGATCGCCGGAACGGACGCCGAGGCCGAGGAGGCCGCGCGGGAGTTCGCGCGGACGATCGGCCACGTCCTCGAGCGGGATCGCACGCTCGGGACGCTCATGAAGCGCCGTGAGGAGGCCGTCGCCCTCTTCGAGCTCGCCTCGGGAGCATTCCTCTCCCTGAATCCGGACGAGGTCATCCGCCTCACGGTGGCGTCGCTCTCGCGCGAGCTCGAGTTCGACCGCGTGAGCGCGTTCCGATTCCAGCCGGAGTCCAAGGAGATCACCGAGATCCTCACGCACGGCGCCCCCCTGAGCGGGGAGCGTCCGCGCACGGGCCGGGCGCCGATCGCTTCGGACGAGCTTCTCTCCCGCTGCCTCGCGGCCCACGGCCCGGCTTTCGAGGACGAGCCCGGCACGCAGCCCGTGCGGCGGCGGCGCATGGCGGTTCCCCTCCACGCGGGCGCGCACGTTTTCGGATTCCTCACGATGTCGCGCCGCGGCGGGTTCGCGCTCACGCCACAGGAGCTCCGCCTGGCGCAGGAGCTCGCGAAGCTCGCGGCCGGCGCTCTCGAGAAGGCCCGCCTCCTCGATGGCGAGCGCCGCAACAACGACCGCGTCGCGTTCGTCGGGCGCCTCCACGCCGCGCTCTCGGGCCTCACCGAGGTCGGGGCGATCGTGAGCCGGACGGTCGCCGAGCTCGGGCCCCAGTTCGACCTCGACATCTGCGCCGTGAAGCTGATCGCCTCGGGCGAGCTGCCCGGCGCCGAGGCCGTGTACGTGAAGGCGGGCGGGGCGACGGACCTCACAATTCCCGATGCGCTCATCGCCCACCTTTCGACCGAGGGCTCGCACGCCTTCTACGGCAACGCCTCCGCCGACAAGCACGGCGAGGCGCTGCTTCCGTCCGGGCCGGCGGTGGCGGCGCTGCCCCAGCCGCTCGGGCTCCTCGCCGTGCCGCTCGCGTTTCGCGGCGCGCCCGTCGGACTGCTGTGCGCGGTCGCCGGCGCCAGCCCCCAGGGCCTCTCGCTCGACCTCCTTCCCTCCTTCGAGGCGCTCGGCGTCGAGGTCTCCCTCGCGATCGCCTCCGTGCGTCTCCTCCAGCAGGAGCGCGAGTCGTACCGGTTCCTCGACCGGCTGCGCGAGGTCGGCCGCTCGCTCTCGACGACGTTCGACGTCGAACGGATCAAGCAGACGCTCTGCGAGCAGGCCGTCGCTCTCCTGAAGGCCGACGCGGCGCAGTTCTGGGACGCGGAACCCGCGTCCAAGTCCGTGAAGATCGTTGCGCGCTGGGGCGCCGACGTCGGCGACGAGCTCGCGCGCACCGTGCCGTTCGACAATTCCGCCCACCCGATCGTGCGGACGTTCCTCGACAAGACGCTCGCGGTCGCGAGCCCCGCCGAGGGCGCGTCGTTCTTCCCGGGGAACGCGGGGGGCGGCGCGGCGCCGCTCATCCGCGCCGCCGCCGTGCCGCTCACGTACCACGACGAGCTCATCGGCGTGCTCTCCGTCGCCGCACGACGCGGCGCCGACGACTGGCCGGTCGATCTCAAGGAGCGCCTCGAGCTCCTCGCGGACTCCGCCGCCGTCGCGCTCCACAACGCCCGCCTCATGCGCCTGATCGAACAGCAGACGGAGCGCGACAGCCAGTCGGGCCTGTACAACCGCTCGTCGCTCGGCAAGCGCCTCGAGTCCGAGGTGCGGCGCGCCGAGCGCAACGGCCAGGCCGTCGCGGTCGCGCACATCCGGATGGACGGCCTCAAGGAGTCCGTCGTCCGCCTCGGCGCCGAATACGGCGACTCGCTGCTCCCGAAGCTCGCCGCCAAGCTCGTCCGTTCCACGCGCGCCGTCAACTTCGTCGCGCGCGACCGCGACGACCGCTTCTACATCCTGATCTTCGAGGCCGGCAAGGTGCAGGCGCACCGCGCGATGCGCTCGATCCAGAAGAACTTCGAGAACGGCATCGACGAGCGCCTCGCGCAGTCGGGCGTCGCCCTCGCGCTCTCGGCCGGGATCTCGGTCTACCCGGACGACGCGTTCGACACCGCGACGCTCCTCGGCCGCGCCGAGGACGCGCTCGGCGAGGCCGTGAAGGCGGGCCCCGGCTCGGTCGTGCTCTACCACGCGACGGAAGCCGACGCCGCAGCGGCGGGCTGA
- a CDS encoding protein kinase — MPITKGTVLGRYRMLERAGTGGMSEVWKAEDETLKRTVAVKVILGPVAQDPTFRERFLREARLVAGLEHPNVLPVYDYGSSTVDGEDVSYLVMPLVAGGSLKGRIAGPVPPPLAVSWLAAIASALDHAHAKGILHRDIKPANVLMDSQNRPLLADFGLARSSDATSGLTATGTVMGTPLYMAPEQATGGALDGRADEYALAVVAFELLSGRVPFIADSPLAVLHQQVTAPPPPLSTVLPGSPAAADAVLAKALAKKAEERYASCGAFVRALGDALGVPTSAVTVPQPSAGGGESQLRTVVSKDFGAPPLAAPASVPVPGADPTHRTKWALAAILLLSAAGGAWLLLRGTGAPPASGGAPAIPTPEISSSVKEAPATPPAASSAAAPATSEPSAPSTASAAVEPTPHTPFKEKSESEKPPVPRVASRGNAGDTTRPDAAPARPKQTAFPPLLSGAGFSGDTQLSTAWEALDTHGRARLKREDFVNAMGAARQVLARRPTAEVRFLDAYARAGVAYADGRNAEAWQLLTLALRDPGPAADTRVMRFVADEVHAMGPNPGPDAEWVMGLAFGDARGELRSELDKAQARAPRSPRVQEAREISGR, encoded by the coding sequence ATGCCGATCACGAAGGGAACGGTCCTCGGCCGCTACCGGATGCTCGAGCGCGCCGGCACGGGCGGGATGTCCGAGGTCTGGAAGGCCGAAGACGAGACGCTGAAGCGCACGGTCGCCGTCAAAGTGATCCTCGGGCCCGTCGCGCAGGACCCGACGTTTCGCGAGCGCTTCCTGCGCGAGGCGCGCCTCGTCGCGGGCCTCGAGCACCCGAACGTCCTCCCCGTCTACGACTACGGCTCTTCGACCGTGGACGGCGAGGACGTTTCGTACCTCGTCATGCCGCTCGTCGCGGGCGGCTCGCTCAAGGGCCGCATCGCGGGCCCCGTCCCGCCGCCCCTCGCCGTCTCGTGGCTGGCCGCGATCGCGAGCGCGCTGGACCACGCGCACGCCAAGGGCATCCTCCACCGCGACATCAAGCCCGCGAACGTCCTCATGGACTCGCAGAACCGCCCGCTCCTCGCGGACTTCGGTCTCGCGCGCAGCTCGGACGCGACGTCCGGCCTCACCGCGACGGGCACCGTCATGGGGACGCCGCTCTACATGGCGCCCGAGCAGGCGACGGGCGGCGCGCTGGACGGACGCGCCGACGAATACGCTCTCGCCGTCGTCGCGTTCGAGCTGCTCTCGGGCCGCGTGCCCTTCATCGCCGACTCGCCACTCGCCGTCCTGCACCAGCAGGTGACGGCGCCACCGCCGCCGCTCTCGACCGTCCTTCCCGGCAGCCCGGCCGCGGCGGACGCCGTCCTCGCGAAGGCGCTCGCGAAGAAGGCCGAGGAGCGCTACGCCTCCTGCGGCGCGTTCGTGCGTGCGCTCGGCGACGCGCTCGGCGTTCCAACCTCCGCGGTCACGGTCCCGCAACCCTCGGCTGGCGGCGGCGAGTCGCAGCTCCGAACCGTCGTCTCGAAGGACTTCGGAGCGCCGCCGCTCGCGGCCCCCGCGTCCGTGCCGGTTCCGGGCGCCGACCCGACCCACCGGACGAAATGGGCGCTCGCAGCGATTCTCCTCCTGAGCGCAGCCGGAGGGGCATGGCTGCTGCTGCGCGGAACGGGGGCCCCGCCCGCTTCGGGCGGCGCTCCGGCAATTCCAACGCCCGAGATTTCTTCGAGTGTGAAAGAGGCTCCGGCCACGCCTCCCGCTGCGAGCAGCGCCGCGGCGCCCGCAACGTCCGAACCCTCCGCCCCCAGCACCGCTTCAGCGGCGGTCGAGCCGACGCCCCACACACCTTTCAAGGAAAAATCCGAATCCGAAAAGCCCCCGGTCCCCCGCGTCGCCTCCCGCGGCAACGCCGGCGACACGACGCGCCCCGACGCCGCCCCCGCGCGTCCGAAGCAGACCGCTTTCCCTCCCCTCCTCTCCGGCGCCGGCTTCTCGGGCGACACGCAGCTCTCCACGGCGTGGGAGGCGCTCGACACGCACGGGCGCGCCCGCCTCAAGCGCGAAGACTTCGTCAACGCGATGGGTGCCGCGCGCCAGGTCCTCGCGCGGCGGCCGACGGCCGAGGTGCGGTTCCTCGATGCCTATGCCCGCGCGGGCGTCGCCTACGCGGACGGTCGCAACGCCGAGGCCTGGCAGCTCCTCACGCTGGCGCTTCGGGACCCCGGCCCCGCTGCCGACACGCGCGTGATGCGCTTCGTCGCCGACGAGGTCCACGCGATGGGCCCGAACCCCGGCCCGGACGCCGAGTGGGTGATGGGACTCGCCTTCGGGGACGCGCGCGGCGAGCTCCGGAGCGAGCTCGACAAGGCGCAGGCCCGGGCTCCCCGCTCGCCCCGCGTGCAGGAAGCCCGGGAAATCTCCGGACGCTAG
- a CDS encoding 3-oxoacyl-ACP synthase, protein MIRGSGMYVPPQVVTNEMLGRIMDTTDEWIVPRTGIKERRYVTAGVGSAEIGAKAAEAALADAGLAASDIDLIVFATMTPDHYFPGNGGLLGTRLGLKTTHALDIRMQCAGFLSGLQTADAFIRSGMYDRVLLVGSEVHSGLMPWPESVWDVMLGKTPGPCDPFWFERATGMRDRGVLFGDGAGAMVLEANTSGDGRGFLGFAMYTDGEHFDKLYVPGGGCKSRPFFTPEMFENQGTVPIVEGRQVFRLATTLMPAAVQDLLTAHGKTIADLGLLLMHQANLRINEAAQKVLGLPDTKVFNNIQKYGNTTAATLPMAYHEAKLAGMMKPGGLVAFTALGAGLHWGAGLDRLMGGG, encoded by the coding sequence GTGATCCGGGGATCGGGGATGTACGTCCCGCCGCAGGTCGTCACGAACGAGATGCTGGGCCGGATCATGGACACGACGGACGAATGGATCGTCCCGCGCACCGGCATCAAAGAGCGCCGGTACGTGACCGCCGGAGTCGGCTCGGCCGAGATCGGCGCGAAGGCCGCCGAGGCCGCGCTCGCGGACGCCGGCCTCGCCGCGTCGGACATCGACCTCATCGTTTTCGCGACGATGACGCCCGACCACTACTTCCCCGGAAACGGCGGGCTCCTCGGGACACGCCTCGGCCTCAAGACGACGCACGCGCTCGACATCCGCATGCAGTGCGCGGGGTTCCTTTCGGGTCTCCAGACGGCCGACGCGTTCATCCGGTCCGGAATGTACGACCGCGTCCTCCTCGTCGGGTCGGAGGTCCACAGCGGCCTCATGCCGTGGCCCGAGTCCGTGTGGGACGTCATGCTCGGGAAAACTCCCGGGCCCTGCGACCCGTTCTGGTTCGAGCGCGCGACGGGCATGCGCGACCGCGGGGTTCTCTTCGGCGACGGCGCGGGCGCGATGGTCCTCGAGGCGAACACGTCGGGCGACGGACGGGGCTTTCTCGGCTTCGCCATGTACACGGACGGCGAGCACTTCGACAAGCTCTACGTGCCGGGCGGCGGCTGCAAGTCGCGGCCGTTCTTCACGCCGGAGATGTTCGAGAACCAGGGAACGGTCCCGATCGTGGAGGGGCGCCAGGTCTTCCGCCTCGCGACGACCCTCATGCCCGCCGCGGTGCAGGACCTTCTGACGGCCCACGGCAAGACGATCGCCGATCTCGGCCTCCTCCTCATGCACCAGGCGAACCTGCGCATCAACGAGGCCGCTCAGAAGGTCCTCGGGCTGCCCGACACGAAAGTCTTCAACAACATCCAGAAGTACGGCAACACGACCGCCGCGACGCTGCCCATGGCGTACCACGAGGCGAAGCTCGCGGGGATGATGAAGCCCGGCGGCCTCGTCGCGTTCACCGCGCTCGGCGCCGGCCTGCACTGGGGCGCGGGGCTCGATCGTCTGATGGGGGGGGGATAG
- a CDS encoding HlyD family efflux transporter periplasmic adaptor subunit, with amino-acid sequence MKKGQLLARVESPELMSRLQQERSALLSMQSALGRQKIVARQSAAKSAQEIDVLEVKLSAAERLMDRAERTFKEGLLNKTDYEKAKDDLKIAQYELRNARGAAVLDRETAEFDIRDKEALEKRQAAVAGELSRQAAELAIVAPFEGVVASVAVQDRDSVPASAPVLTVVNLGTYEIEITVPENYAVDLVPGTAAKIAYEGKEYEGRITAISPEVKDSQVKGTVVFAEAAPSGLRQSQRVAVRLLFETKTGVLKLPRGPFLESGAGRSAWVVDASGVATRRTIETGAVSVSEVEVVRGLNAGERVVLSDTTEFANARTVLVR; translated from the coding sequence GTGAAGAAGGGCCAGCTCCTCGCGCGCGTCGAGAGCCCAGAGCTCATGAGCCGCCTCCAGCAGGAGCGCTCCGCGCTCCTCTCGATGCAGTCGGCCCTCGGCCGCCAGAAGATCGTCGCCCGCCAGTCCGCGGCGAAGAGCGCGCAGGAGATCGACGTCCTCGAGGTGAAGCTCAGCGCGGCCGAGCGGCTGATGGACCGCGCCGAGCGCACCTTCAAGGAGGGCCTCCTCAACAAGACCGACTACGAGAAGGCGAAGGACGACCTCAAAATCGCCCAGTACGAGCTCCGCAACGCGAGAGGCGCGGCCGTCCTCGACCGGGAGACCGCGGAGTTCGACATCCGGGACAAGGAAGCGCTCGAGAAGCGGCAGGCCGCCGTCGCGGGCGAGCTCTCGCGCCAGGCCGCCGAGCTCGCGATCGTCGCGCCGTTCGAGGGCGTCGTCGCCTCGGTCGCCGTCCAGGACCGCGACTCCGTGCCCGCGAGCGCGCCGGTCCTCACGGTCGTGAACCTCGGGACGTACGAGATCGAGATCACCGTGCCCGAGAACTATGCCGTTGATCTCGTGCCCGGCACGGCCGCGAAGATCGCGTACGAGGGGAAGGAATACGAGGGCCGGATCACCGCGATCTCCCCCGAGGTGAAGGACAGCCAGGTGAAGGGGACCGTCGTCTTCGCGGAGGCGGCCCCGTCGGGCCTGCGCCAGAGCCAGCGCGTCGCCGTGCGCCTCCTCTTCGAGACGAAGACGGGAGTCCTCAAGCTCCCCCGCGGCCCGTTCCTCGAGAGCGGAGCGGGCCGCTCCGCGTGGGTTGTCGACGCGTCCGGCGTCGCGACGCGCCGCACGATCGAGACCGGCGCCGTCAGCGTGTCGGAGGTGGAGGTCGTGCGCGGCCTCAACGCCGGCGAGCGCGTCGTCCTGTCCGACACGACCGAGTTCGCAAACGCCCGCACGGTCCTCGTGCGTTGA
- a CDS encoding ABC transporter ATP-binding protein: MLSMRGIQKVYRTDLVETHALHDFSLDVKAGEFVALMGRSGSGKTTFLNIAGLLDTFDGGTYHLDGEDVSRLTDREMSRIRNHKIGFVFQSFNLIPDLDVFDNVDVPLRYRRLPAAERKERIARAVELVGLSSRLRHLPSQLSGGQQQRVAIARVLAGDPRLILADEPTGNLDTLMSREVMDLLEKINAQGATIVMVTHAPECAARASREIHLLDGKVVDLERPAPGEVRVPPVSANLAAALA; the protein is encoded by the coding sequence ATGCTGTCCATGCGCGGAATCCAGAAGGTCTATCGCACCGATCTCGTCGAGACGCACGCGCTCCACGACTTCTCCCTCGACGTGAAGGCCGGGGAGTTCGTCGCGCTCATGGGGCGCTCGGGCTCGGGCAAGACGACCTTCCTGAACATCGCGGGTCTTCTCGACACGTTCGACGGCGGCACGTACCACCTCGACGGCGAGGACGTCTCGCGGCTGACGGACCGCGAGATGTCGCGCATCCGGAACCACAAGATCGGCTTCGTCTTCCAGAGCTTCAACCTCATTCCGGATCTCGACGTCTTCGACAACGTCGACGTGCCGCTGCGCTACCGGCGCCTGCCGGCCGCCGAGCGCAAGGAGCGCATCGCGCGGGCCGTGGAGCTCGTCGGGCTCTCCTCGCGCCTGCGCCACCTCCCCTCGCAGCTCTCGGGCGGCCAGCAGCAGCGCGTCGCCATCGCCCGCGTCCTCGCGGGCGACCCGCGCCTGATCCTCGCGGACGAGCCGACCGGGAACCTCGACACGCTCATGTCGCGCGAGGTCATGGACCTCCTCGAGAAGATCAACGCTCAGGGGGCGACGATCGTCATGGTGACGCACGCGCCCGAGTGCGCGGCGCGGGCGTCGCGCGAGATCCACCTCCTGGACGGCAAGGTCGTCGACCTCGAGCGTCCCGCCCCCGGCGAGGTCCGCGTGCCGCCCGTCTCGGCGAATCTCGCGGCCGCGCTGGCCTGA
- a CDS encoding ABC transporter permease, with amino-acid sequence MLLHNLRIAWKSMQRNRTLSFLIVLGIALGIALSTTFAAARHAFARNPLPSKTKVLRYVRLDSWDPQKAYPGDGANTVPTQVTYRDMTEIMKSKIPARQTGTFKTMLYVFPDPKVSRPFKETIRVSHADFFPMFAAPFRYGAAWDARADASGEPVAVISKEMNEKLFGGADSVGKTVRLEDRDFRVVGVLDDWTPSLKIYDLTQNRGVGAPENIFISFAWFRPMNLRTFGNSDGWGPSPAQRGIEGVMVSEQTWIQMWVELADADAVAAYRSFLDAYALEQRRHGRFLRPLNNRVSSIPELMDDFRVVPREANTLLVVSLLFLAICSLNLVGLLLGKFLARAPEVGVRRALGASRLDIFVQHIIECEVIGIVGGLLGLALSAAGIAFLNAVMKTQGGRPGFFQLDAPMVGLSVLLALAAGFVAGAYPAWRTCQLPPALHLKVS; translated from the coding sequence ATGCTGCTCCACAACCTTCGAATCGCCTGGAAGAGCATGCAGCGGAACCGGACGCTGTCCTTCCTCATCGTCCTCGGGATCGCGCTCGGCATCGCGCTCTCGACGACGTTCGCGGCGGCCCGCCACGCGTTCGCCCGGAACCCGCTTCCCTCGAAGACCAAGGTCCTGCGCTACGTGAGGCTCGACAGCTGGGACCCGCAGAAAGCCTACCCGGGCGACGGCGCGAACACCGTGCCGACGCAGGTGACGTACCGCGACATGACCGAGATCATGAAATCGAAGATCCCGGCGAGGCAGACCGGGACGTTCAAGACGATGCTGTACGTGTTCCCGGACCCGAAGGTCTCGCGGCCCTTCAAGGAGACGATCCGCGTCTCGCACGCGGACTTCTTCCCGATGTTCGCCGCGCCGTTCCGCTACGGCGCGGCCTGGGACGCGAGGGCAGATGCGTCCGGCGAGCCCGTCGCCGTGATCTCGAAGGAGATGAACGAGAAGCTCTTCGGCGGAGCGGACAGCGTCGGGAAGACCGTGCGCCTCGAGGACCGCGACTTCCGCGTCGTGGGCGTCCTCGACGACTGGACGCCGAGCCTCAAGATCTACGACCTGACGCAGAACCGGGGAGTCGGAGCGCCGGAGAACATCTTCATCTCCTTCGCGTGGTTCCGGCCCATGAACCTCCGGACGTTCGGAAACTCCGACGGCTGGGGCCCTTCGCCGGCCCAGCGGGGCATCGAGGGCGTCATGGTCTCCGAGCAGACGTGGATCCAGATGTGGGTCGAGCTCGCCGACGCGGACGCCGTGGCGGCCTACCGCTCGTTCCTCGACGCGTACGCGCTCGAACAGCGCCGCCACGGCCGTTTTCTCCGGCCGCTCAACAACCGGGTCTCCTCGATCCCCGAGCTCATGGACGACTTCCGGGTCGTCCCCAGGGAAGCGAACACGCTCCTCGTCGTTTCTCTTCTCTTCCTCGCGATCTGCTCCCTGAACCTCGTCGGGCTGCTCCTCGGGAAGTTCCTCGCCCGGGCGCCGGAGGTCGGCGTGAGGCGCGCGCTCGGGGCGAGCCGCCTCGACATCTTCGTGCAGCACATCATCGAGTGCGAGGTCATCGGCATCGTCGGCGGCCTCCTTGGCCTCGCGCTTTCCGCCGCCGGGATCGCGTTCCTGAACGCGGTGATGAAGACCCAGGGCGGGCGCCCGGGCTTCTTCCAGCTCGACGCCCCCATGGTCGGGCTCTCGGTCCTTCTCGCGCTCGCCGCCGGCTTCGTCGCGGGCGCGTATCCCGCCTGGCGCACGTGCCAGCTCCCGCCCGCGCTCCACCTGAAGGTCTCCTGA
- a CDS encoding ABC transporter permease: MEFGPILRAMTRSKVRYGLIVLEIALTLAVVTNCVSLIRDAQKELGRESGFDDANILTVRSQPFDPAFQEKGYLANSVRRDLDVLGRLPGVKAVSNTRFLPWQGGGSSTETRPAGSKGPWLRNQIYNADEGTFAALGSPVVEGRGFTRAEVESEDARLATLSATARARGEDGTPKDKITQDVVISRAFARLAFGEGSPLGKRLEDSDGDQYQVVGVIDRFYNPYGWPIHEYALFYPSSSASYAGGSAYLVRTEAGALGGVRAAAEKALLDANGGRNVRVRTLLEIKDGFQATQKLVLGVLTGVIVLLLFVTSLGIIGLTSFSVAERTRQIGTRRALGAQRGDILRYFLLENWIVTSLGLSLGVFLAVALNAALVNQVRAHRMDGSYLAGGVLLLWAAGLLATWFPALKGAGVAPAIATRNV; the protein is encoded by the coding sequence ATGGAATTCGGACCGATCCTCCGCGCCATGACGCGCAGCAAGGTGCGTTACGGCCTCATCGTCCTCGAGATCGCGCTCACGCTCGCGGTCGTCACGAACTGCGTGAGCCTCATCCGGGACGCGCAGAAGGAGCTCGGCAGGGAGTCCGGCTTCGACGACGCGAACATCCTGACGGTGCGCAGCCAGCCGTTCGACCCGGCGTTCCAGGAGAAAGGCTACCTCGCAAACTCGGTCCGCCGCGACCTCGACGTCCTCGGGAGACTCCCGGGCGTCAAGGCGGTCTCGAACACGCGGTTCCTGCCGTGGCAGGGCGGCGGAAGCTCGACGGAGACGCGCCCCGCCGGGAGCAAGGGGCCTTGGCTGCGGAACCAGATCTACAACGCGGACGAGGGCACGTTCGCGGCGCTCGGGTCGCCCGTCGTCGAGGGTCGCGGCTTCACGCGGGCCGAGGTCGAGTCCGAGGACGCGCGGCTCGCGACGCTCTCCGCGACCGCCCGTGCGCGCGGAGAGGACGGGACGCCGAAGGACAAGATCACGCAGGACGTCGTGATCAGCCGGGCGTTCGCGCGCCTCGCGTTCGGCGAGGGCTCGCCGCTCGGCAAGCGCCTCGAGGACAGCGACGGCGACCAGTACCAGGTCGTCGGGGTCATCGACCGCTTCTACAACCCGTACGGCTGGCCGATCCACGAGTACGCGCTGTTCTACCCGAGCTCCTCGGCCTCGTACGCCGGGGGCTCGGCATATCTCGTGAGGACCGAGGCCGGCGCGCTCGGGGGCGTCCGCGCCGCGGCGGAGAAGGCGCTCCTCGACGCAAACGGCGGCCGCAACGTCCGCGTGCGCACGCTGCTCGAGATCAAGGACGGGTTCCAGGCGACGCAGAAGCTCGTCCTCGGCGTCCTCACGGGCGTGATCGTCCTCCTCCTCTTCGTGACGTCCCTCGGGATCATCGGGCTCACGTCCTTCTCCGTGGCCGAGCGAACGCGCCAGATCGGGACCCGGCGCGCGCTCGGCGCGCAGAGGGGCGACATCCTCCGCTACTTCCTCCTCGAGAACTGGATCGTCACCTCGCTCGGGCTCTCGCTCGGCGTGTTCCTCGCCGTCGCGCTCAACGCCGCGCTCGTGAATCAGGTGCGCGCCCACCGGATGGACGGTTCGTACCTCGCCGGCGGCGTCCTCCTCCTCTGGGCGGCGGGACTCCTCGCCACCTGGTTCCCCGCCCTCAAAGGGGCCGGCGTCGCCCCGGCCATCGCGACGCGAAACGTGTGA